A genomic region of Ochotona princeps isolate mOchPri1 chromosome 17, mOchPri1.hap1, whole genome shotgun sequence contains the following coding sequences:
- the AKAP1 gene encoding A-kinase anchor protein 1, mitochondrial: MAIQLRSLFPLALPGMLALLGWWWFFSRKKEQVSSHDRQAETSAVELRADPAIQDPLPMGEACGRMSTPLSVTLPAEKESRKPAVEPPALPRMHPTRHRSESSGSLLNATDARSPPGTCRDDSAKVEFTLISDEAKLIPPACPLPSTKDVQFLHEAAEVCKQESVTSRVPRRSWPDQSVPSAEKHSPEEKAKEMGGTEGTGDAVLGENVLEEGLLPQEQRSELESCKAPSLASLGGDGEKGQSSPPQVAVSVPVQKEECTVGKLLSSFVESAPIELAKDDELPATQVRGGQVQDKELIGELSKEGALDTNEKIEQAAFQIISQVILEATEEVLATTVGKIAGRIYQASATQLPGQKEEDCAPISQRTVLGQEAAEPTLATAKAAVEPLDTAFPLPGLPVEDQSSPKTYVSSLSSPLSSPIKDGKPKISAHHISLTPCPVPAASLGEAQDDSCDSVEDTTCDTCTSDDGQGCSMASMTSLGQCSDSVSTSGLGDSCTETTSTPRDKSITPPLPENTVPFSNGVLKGELSDLGAEDGWTMDAEADHSGGSDGNSMDSADSCCSLQKTNGSHNIQAGSSPNKVDLIIWEIEVPKHLVGRLIGKQGRYVSFLKQTSGAKIYISTLPYTQNIQICHIEGSQHHVDKALNLIGKKFKELNLTNIYAPPLPSLALPSLPMTSWLMLPDGITVEVIVVNQVNAGHLFVQQHTHPTFHALRSLDQQMYLCYSQPGIPTLPTPVEITVICAAPGLDGAWWRAQVVASYEETNEVEIRYVDYGGYKRVKVDELRQIRSDFVTLPFQGAEVLLDSVMPLSDDDHFSPEADAAMSEMTGNTALLAQVTSYSPTGLPLIQLWSVSGDEVVLINRSLVERGLAQWVDSYYANL; encoded by the exons ATGGCAATCCAGTTGCGCTCACTCTTCCCATTGGCGTTGcccgggatgctggcactcctcGGCTGGTGGTGGTTTTTTTCTCGCAAAAAAGAGCAAGTCAGCAGCCATGATAGGCAGGCAGAGACCAGTGCTGTGGAACTGAGGGCTGACCCTGCAATCCAGGACCCCCTCCCCATGGGAGAGGCCTGTGGCAGAATGTCCACACCCCTCAGTGTCACCCTGCCAGCAGAGAAGGAATCAAGGAAACCTGCTGTGGAACCCCCAGCCTTGCCTCGGATGCACCCAACCAGGCATCGATCAGAGTCCTCGGGCAGCCTTCTAAATGCCACAGATGCCAGATCTCCGCCAGGAACATGCAGAGATGACAGTGCAAAGGTAGAATTTACCCTAATCAGTGATGAGGCCAAATTGATTCCTCCAGCGTGTCCCCTTCCATCCACAAAGGATGTGCAGTTCCTGCACGAAGCAGCTGAGGTGTGTAAGCAAGAGTCCGTGACTAGCAGGGTACCCAGGAGGAGCTGGCCTGACCAGTCTGTGCCCTCCGCAGAGAAGCACAGCCCTGAGGAGAAGGCAAAAGAAATGGGTGGGACTGAAGGAACTGGCGATGCAGTGTTGGGAGAAAATGTGCTGGAAGAAGGTCTTTTGCCCCAGGAGCAGAGATCAGAGTTAGAGAGCTGCAAGGCCCCTAGCCTGGCCTCCTTGGGAGGAGATGGGGAGAAGGGACAGAGCAGCCCACCCCAGGTGGCTGTGTCCGTGCCCGTGCAGAAGGAAGAGTGCACAGTGGGGAAGTTGTTAAGTAGCTTTGTGGAGTCTGCTCCCATTGAGTTGGCAAAAGATGATGAGTTGCCAGCAACCCAGGTCAGAGGTGGCCAAGTCCAGGACAAAGAACTCATAGGAGAACTGAGCAAGGAAGGGGCCTTGGATACAAATGAGAAGATTGAGCAGGCTGCCTTCCAGATAATCTCCCAAGTGATTTTGGAAGCAACCGAAGAGGTGCTGGCCACCACAGTGGGCAAGATTGCAGGTCGTATTTATCAAGCCTCAGCCACTCAGCTCCCAGGGCAAAAGGAGGAGGATTGTGCTCCCATCAGCCAGAGAACTGTTCTAGGGCAAGAGGCTGCGGAGCCTACTCTGGCCACAGCCAAGGCAGCTGTTGAGCCATTGGATACAGCCTTCCCCTTGCCGGGCCTGCCAGTGGAAGACCAGTCATCCCCAAAGACCTACGTGAGCAGCCTGAGCAGCCCTCTGTCCAGCCCCATCAAGGATGGCAAGCCAAAGATCTCTGCCCACCACATTTCTCTGACGCCCTGCCCAGTACCAGCTGCCTCATTGGGAGAGGCGCAGGATGATTCCTGCGACTCTGTGGAAGATACCACATGTGACACCTGCACGTCAGACGATGGCCAGGGCTGTTCTATGGCTTCGATGACTTCCTTGGGGCAGTGCTCAGATTCTGTCAGCACCTCGGGGCTCGGCGACTCTTGCACAGAGACCACCTCCACCCCCAGGGACAAATCCATCACCCCACCGTTGCCAGAAAATACTGTGCCCTTCAGCAATGGGGTGCTGAAGGGGGAGTTGTCAGACTTGGGGGCTGAGGATGGATGGACCATGGATGCAGAAGCAGATCATTCGGGAG GTTCCGACGGGAACAGCATGGATTCAGCTGATAGCTGCTGCAGCCTGCAGAAGACTAATGGTTCCCACAATATCCAGGCAGGCTCCAGCCCTAACAAAGTCGACCTCATCATCTGGGAGATTGAGGTGCCAAAG CACTTAGTTGGTCGACTAATTGGCAAGCAGGGGCGGTATGTGAGTTTCCTGAAGCAAACATCTGGTGCCAAGATCTACATCTCAACCCTGCCTTACACACAGAACATCCAGATCTGCCACATAGAAG GCTCTCAGCATCATGTTGACAAAGCATTGAACTTGATTGGGAAGAAGTTCAAGGAACTGAACCTCACCAATATCTACgctcccccactgccttccctggcactaCCTTCTCTACCGATGACGTCCTGG CTCATGCTGCCTGATGGCATCACTGTGGAAGTCATCGTGGTCAACCAGGTCAATGCTGGGCACCTGTTTGTGCAGCAGCACACACACCCTACTTTCCACGCACTGCGCAGCCTGGACCAGCAGATGTACCTCTGCTACTCTCAGCCAGGGATCCCTACCTTGCCTACCCCAGTGGAAA TAACGGTCATTTGTGCGGCTCCTGGCCTGGATGGGGCCTGGTGGCGAGCCCAGGTGGTTGCCTCCTACGAGGAGACCAATGAAGTTGAGATTCGCTATGTGGACTACGGTGGCTATAAGAGAGTGAAAGTAGACGAGCTCCGACAAATCAG GTCTGACTTTGTGACCCTGCCATTCCAGGGAGCAGAGGTTCTTCTGGACAGTGTGATGCCCCTGTCAG ATGATGACCATTTTTCACCTGAAGCAGATGCAGCCATGAGTGAGATGACAGGAAATACAGCACTGTTGGCTCAG GTCACAAGTTACAGTCCAACCGGCCTTCCGCTGATCCAGCTCTGGAGTGTGTCTGGAGATGAG GTGGTGTTGATAAACCGGTCGCTGGTGGAGCGAGGCCTGGCTCAGTGGGTGGACAGCTACTACGCAAACCTTTGA